The Microbacterium sp. LWH7-1.2 genome window below encodes:
- the chvE gene encoding multiple monosaccharide ABC transporter substrate-binding protein, which produces MKAKKLVFAAIAAGALLLSGCAGGAAGDGGSGGGDGGLIGVAMPTKSSERWIADGNAVKAALEDEGYSVDLQYAEDDIPTQVSQIENMITKGAEALIVASIDGTTLSEVLQTAADADIPVIAYDRLIKGTENVDYYATFDNFLVGQQQAWTVLNGLGLTDLEGNPTEGAPEGPFNIELFAGSLDDNNAFFFFDGAMDVLQPYIDEGTLVVKSGQTDIEQVATLRWDGETAQSRMEDILTANYSDGTEVDAVLSPYDGISRGIISALTDAGYSVGEDWPIISGQDAEVDSVKAILSGEQYATIFKDTRELAKVAAGMAVALLNDEEPEVNDTETYDNDVKVVPSYLLAPVPVIKDNVEAALVDTGYWTKEDLGL; this is translated from the coding sequence GTGAAAGCGAAGAAGTTGGTGTTTGCCGCGATTGCGGCGGGCGCACTCCTCCTGTCGGGCTGCGCAGGCGGTGCCGCCGGCGACGGCGGCAGCGGCGGCGGCGACGGCGGCCTGATCGGCGTCGCGATGCCCACCAAGAGCTCCGAGCGGTGGATCGCCGACGGCAACGCCGTCAAGGCCGCGCTCGAGGACGAGGGCTACAGCGTCGACCTGCAGTACGCGGAGGACGACATCCCCACGCAGGTCTCGCAGATCGAGAACATGATCACCAAGGGCGCCGAGGCGCTGATCGTCGCCTCGATCGACGGCACCACGCTGTCGGAGGTGCTTCAGACCGCCGCCGATGCCGACATCCCGGTCATCGCCTACGACCGCCTCATCAAGGGCACCGAGAACGTCGACTACTACGCGACGTTCGACAACTTCCTCGTCGGCCAGCAGCAGGCGTGGACCGTCCTCAACGGCCTCGGCCTGACCGACCTCGAGGGCAACCCCACCGAGGGCGCGCCCGAGGGTCCGTTCAACATCGAGCTGTTCGCCGGCTCGCTGGACGACAACAACGCGTTCTTCTTCTTCGACGGCGCGATGGACGTCCTGCAGCCCTACATCGACGAAGGCACGCTGGTCGTGAAGTCGGGTCAGACCGACATCGAGCAGGTCGCCACTCTCCGCTGGGACGGCGAGACCGCGCAGAGCCGCATGGAGGACATCCTCACGGCGAACTACTCCGATGGCACCGAGGTGGACGCCGTTCTGTCGCCCTACGACGGCATCTCGCGCGGCATCATCTCGGCCCTCACCGACGCCGGCTACTCGGTCGGCGAGGACTGGCCGATCATCTCGGGTCAGGACGCCGAGGTCGACTCGGTCAAGGCGATCCTCTCGGGCGAGCAGTACGCCACGATCTTCAAGGACACGCGTGAGCTCGCCAAGGTCGCGGCCGGCATGGCGGTCGCGCTGCTCAACGACGAAGAGCCCGAGGTCAACGACACCGAGACGTACGACAACGACGTGAAGGTCGTCCCGTCGTACCTGCTCGCGCCGGTCCCCGTCATCAAGGACAACGTCGAAGCGGCGCTCGTCGACACCGGCTACTGGACCAAGGAGGACCTCGGCCTCTGA
- a CDS encoding class II aldolase/adducin family protein, protein MTHGTDAELRERYVSGVRTEVAIARTRSDVAAAHAELVSAGAIHAAGGAVSGRIPGADLFVVTPAGIRVQDVAPENLVLCDFDGEVIAGTPGSKGRPSPQAATHAQVYANSPSVGGIVSSAAPYTSAWAVRGESIPCALATIAEEFGGPIPVASEAGSRDTADRALAGALDDGRPPVVLVPARGAIAVGSDADDAARVASFTEEVARIVHLARDHGAVVALSQDEIERLYESHRAPAAAPADPGLPALRSRTSPSTTEKRSKTKTSTSR, encoded by the coding sequence GTGACGCACGGCACCGACGCCGAGCTCCGCGAGAGGTACGTGAGCGGGGTGCGCACCGAGGTGGCGATCGCCCGCACACGTTCGGACGTCGCAGCCGCTCACGCTGAGCTCGTCAGCGCGGGTGCCATCCATGCCGCCGGCGGAGCCGTCTCCGGGCGCATCCCCGGAGCCGACCTGTTCGTCGTCACTCCCGCGGGGATCCGCGTGCAGGACGTGGCCCCAGAGAATCTCGTCCTGTGCGACTTCGACGGAGAAGTGATCGCCGGCACGCCCGGAAGCAAAGGCCGACCCAGCCCTCAGGCCGCCACTCACGCTCAGGTGTACGCGAACTCGCCCAGCGTCGGCGGCATCGTTTCGAGCGCTGCTCCATACACCTCGGCCTGGGCAGTCCGCGGTGAGTCGATTCCCTGTGCCCTCGCGACGATCGCCGAGGAGTTCGGCGGCCCCATTCCCGTCGCCTCCGAGGCAGGGTCACGCGACACCGCCGACCGTGCGCTCGCCGGCGCACTCGACGACGGACGCCCGCCCGTGGTGCTCGTGCCCGCACGCGGTGCCATCGCCGTCGGCTCCGACGCCGACGATGCGGCCAGAGTCGCCTCCTTCACCGAAGAGGTCGCCCGCATCGTCCACCTCGCCCGCGACCACGGTGCCGTCGTCGCACTGTCACAGGACGAGATCGAGCGACTCTACGAGTCGCATCGCGCGCCGGCGGCCGCCCCCGCGGATCCCGGCCTGCCGGCCCTCCGCTCCCGCACCTCCCCTTCCACAACTGAAAAACGCTCCAAGACGAAGACGTCAACGTCACGATGA